A window of Ignavibacteriales bacterium contains these coding sequences:
- a CDS encoding Lrp/AsnC family transcriptional regulator, translated as MLDDLDITILRKLQENGRTKRNELAEAIGLSIPSLSERLKKLEDNGVIEGYYTKVNRHVFGLDMMAFVSVIMDSSKNYEKFSDLVKKTPEILECHSILGEGSHILKIVVKETKALELLLSKIQSWPGVTRTITSFVLSSMKETTSLNLQSKKE; from the coding sequence ATGCTTGATGACTTAGATATAACAATACTTAGAAAACTACAGGAAAACGGAAGGACTAAAAGAAATGAACTGGCTGAGGCAATTGGTTTATCCATTCCTTCTCTAAGCGAGCGTCTAAAAAAGTTGGAAGACAATGGCGTAATTGAAGGTTACTACACAAAAGTTAATCGTCATGTTTTTGGTTTAGATATGATGGCTTTTGTTTCTGTGATTATGGATTCATCAAAGAATTATGAAAAATTTTCCGACCTGGTAAAAAAGACTCCAGAAATTCTTGAATGTCATTCAATACTTGGCGAAGGATCTCATATTCTAAAAATTGTAGTAAAAGAAACTAAAGCCCTTGAATTACTTCTAAGCAAGATTCAATCTTGGCCGGGAGTTACGCGAACTATAACAAGTTTTGTTTTATCGTCAATGAAAGAGACAACAAGTTTAAACTTACAATCTAAAAAGGAGTAG
- a CDS encoding DUF1828 domain-containing protein encodes MKCEILLDSYLRAVANNSEIRRIQDNCVLITPYLHSHGVYISVFANESDNKIKVHDNGETLQSLFLRGVKIVDNSHREELLKDICRTYNVEVNGWTIQKIIEVDYLGEAIIDLINAVKSANDLIYLHQASSSNVFRFEVEMFLKGKNLSYTPNKKINGRTTEHRIDFHYKKEKDNFINVISGSDLQTKVIKSGFSYYDIKENHTNFAWISVLNPEDKWTAHSLEILNQFSQTVTWQNKDSLINLLN; translated from the coding sequence ATGAAATGTGAAATCTTATTAGACAGTTACTTAAGAGCTGTAGCAAACAACTCTGAAATTAGACGCATTCAAGATAACTGTGTGCTTATTACTCCATATCTGCATTCTCACGGAGTGTATATTTCTGTGTTCGCTAATGAATCTGATAACAAGATTAAAGTTCACGATAATGGCGAAACCTTACAATCTCTTTTCTTGAGAGGAGTTAAAATAGTTGATAATTCTCACCGAGAAGAATTATTAAAAGATATATGCAGAACTTATAATGTCGAAGTCAATGGCTGGACAATTCAAAAAATAATTGAAGTTGATTATCTTGGCGAAGCAATTATTGATTTAATAAACGCCGTTAAATCTGCTAATGATTTAATATATCTTCATCAGGCAAGCTCTTCAAATGTTTTTAGATTCGAAGTAGAAATGTTTCTCAAAGGGAAAAATTTAAGTTATACTCCAAACAAGAAAATTAATGGCAGAACAACAGAACATCGAATTGATTTTCATTATAAAAAAGAGAAAGATAATTTTATTAATGTAATTTCAGGCTCCGACTTACAAACCAAAGTTATCAAATCAGGATTTAGCTATTACGATATCAAAGAGAATCATACAAATTTTGCTTGGATAAGCGTTCTGAATCCCGAAGATAAATGGACAGCACATTCATTAGAGATTCTAAATCAATTCTCACAAACAGTCACTTGGCAAAACAAAGACAGCTTAATAAATCTATTAAATTAA
- a CDS encoding PilT/PilU family type 4a pilus ATPase, giving the protein MISDAKQILTAFTAKIPSTVLGPERVNYITEHIHELQVEQRLHILQLINSILEIMIDRQASDVELGGHGAQNYVWFRIFGKKERVADIPQFTEDETSTLVMTLLSKNQIDFLLQERNLDFSYSFHFDKANLDVRFRADAYFDLDSVALNMRSIQTRIRPIESLDFHPVAIKTMSHSYIKFGLSLITGITGSGKSTTLDAIIDFHNDTNPCHIVIIASPIEYVHKSRKAIIKHREVGRDVNSFKEGVIQALRQDPDIIVIGEMRDSDTIMAALEVTDTGHKVFSTLHTSSAVESIDRIIAEVNPTEQERVRNRLADVLISVASQKLVPSLDGKRVLAKEVLIVTPSVRAAIKNNNTSEIYMMINQGGPQGMVTMEQDLLRLCAEKKISKESAIAYANNKTRILQLLKG; this is encoded by the coding sequence ATGATTTCAGATGCAAAACAGATACTTACGGCTTTTACTGCAAAAATTCCTTCTACTGTTCTTGGCCCCGAGCGTGTTAATTATATAACAGAACACATTCACGAGCTTCAGGTTGAACAGCGGCTTCACATCTTACAATTGATCAATAGTATTTTAGAAATAATGATAGACCGTCAAGCATCTGATGTTGAATTAGGCGGACACGGTGCTCAAAATTATGTTTGGTTCAGAATATTTGGAAAAAAAGAACGTGTTGCAGATATTCCTCAATTTACTGAAGATGAAACATCTACTCTTGTAATGACTTTACTCAGTAAAAACCAAATAGATTTTTTATTACAAGAAAGAAATCTTGATTTCAGTTATTCATTCCATTTCGATAAAGCAAACTTAGACGTTAGATTTAGAGCCGATGCATATTTTGATTTGGATAGTGTTGCTCTAAATATGCGATCAATACAGACGCGAATACGTCCGATTGAATCTTTAGACTTTCATCCTGTCGCAATTAAAACAATGAGCCATAGTTATATTAAATTCGGTCTCTCGTTGATTACAGGAATTACAGGATCTGGTAAATCAACCACACTTGATGCAATTATTGATTTTCATAATGATACTAACCCATGCCATATTGTAATTATTGCTTCTCCAATAGAATATGTCCACAAATCACGAAAAGCAATAATCAAACATCGTGAGGTTGGCAGAGATGTAAATTCGTTTAAAGAAGGAGTTATTCAAGCATTACGTCAAGATCCCGATATTATTGTAATTGGAGAAATGAGGGATTCCGATACAATCATGGCGGCTTTAGAAGTAACAGATACCGGGCATAAAGTATTCTCAACATTACATACATCATCTGCTGTAGAATCTATAGATCGTATAATTGCAGAGGTTAATCCCACAGAGCAAGAAAGAGTAAGAAACCGTCTGGCAGACGTTTTAATTTCTGTCGCATCTCAGAAACTTGTACCAAGTTTAGACGGCAAAAGAGTGCTGGCTAAAGAGGTTTTAATTGTTACTCCTTCGGTTAGAGCGGCAATAAAGAACAATAATACCAGTGAAATTTACATGATGATCAATCAAGGAGGCCCTCAGGGCATGGTTACGATGGAACAGGATTTGTTACGTTTATGTGCCGAAAAGAAAATCTCTAAAGAAAGTGCTATTGCTTATGCTAACAATAAAACTAGAATTCTTCAATTATTAAAGGGATAG
- a CDS encoding GspE/PulE family protein — translation MLDAQLEMTDKIGYLLLKKGIIDHKILEQSLKIKDSDQTKLKRNLAQILVDEFGYDHDMIFREVAVLYAFKELNIHPEELPDERIAEIKNLMTRQGKEVQKMLLEHRVIPFKYDERQKDKLILAAVDPTDRNIAKVAYTLNIKKYEINYLRKKDYEKLISLLVTSENEYLKLVQEAGEEIQVVQDEASVDEEELDAEINKSALINLVEAALIEGTRKGVSDIHIIPKSGNKTEIHFRLDGKLMLWHTQENTLPEAVMAVVKDRSKGLDRFERERAQDGFMQREIDGHIIRYRVSVLPTVGTELKNKFESIVIRILDDRKVIRDLGKLGLTGYANTAFVKAISQPQGMIILTGPTGSGKSTTLVAALYQVINPTKNVLTVEDPVEYVIEGARQLKIGYKMNFEQAIRSILRHDPDIVLVGEMRDKETAETAIKLANTGHLTFSTLHTNDAPSAVARLFKMGVEPFLIAYAINIIVAQRLIRKLCESCKKKIVNLEDHILPTGLDIKDWMGHEIYDAAGCEKCNHSGYKGRMAIHEALYFTKEVRRLIVRAGEEIDEESLRDQARRDGTKSLRDSGFEKVQLGLTSIQEVIGATMED, via the coding sequence ATGCTTGATGCTCAGTTAGAAATGACCGATAAGATCGGTTATCTCCTTCTAAAAAAAGGAATTATTGATCACAAAATTTTAGAACAATCTCTCAAAATAAAAGATAGCGACCAAACCAAACTTAAAAGAAATCTTGCTCAAATTTTGGTAGACGAATTTGGTTATGATCATGATATGATATTTAGAGAAGTTGCAGTTCTTTATGCTTTCAAAGAATTAAATATTCATCCCGAAGAATTACCTGACGAACGTATTGCCGAAATTAAAAATTTAATGACCCGGCAAGGAAAAGAAGTTCAGAAAATGCTTCTTGAACACCGCGTTATTCCTTTTAAGTACGATGAAAGACAAAAAGACAAATTGATTCTTGCAGCGGTTGATCCAACTGATAGAAATATTGCAAAGGTAGCATATACATTAAACATTAAAAAGTATGAGATAAATTACCTCAGAAAAAAAGATTATGAAAAATTAATTTCTCTTCTTGTTACTTCCGAAAACGAATATTTGAAATTAGTTCAGGAAGCAGGAGAAGAAATTCAAGTAGTTCAGGATGAAGCATCAGTTGACGAAGAAGAACTTGATGCAGAAATTAATAAAAGTGCGTTAATCAATTTAGTTGAAGCTGCACTTATTGAAGGAACTCGAAAAGGTGTAAGTGATATTCATATTATTCCAAAGTCCGGCAACAAAACAGAAATACATTTTCGCTTAGATGGTAAATTAATGCTTTGGCATACTCAGGAAAACACATTACCCGAGGCCGTAATGGCAGTTGTAAAAGATCGATCGAAAGGACTGGACAGATTTGAGAGAGAACGTGCTCAAGATGGTTTTATGCAAAGAGAAATCGATGGACATATTATTCGTTATAGAGTTTCTGTTCTCCCTACTGTTGGCACAGAATTAAAAAATAAATTTGAAAGTATAGTAATAAGAATTCTTGATGATAGAAAAGTAATCCGGGATTTAGGAAAATTAGGTCTTACTGGTTACGCAAACACAGCATTTGTAAAAGCAATAAGTCAACCCCAGGGAATGATTATTTTAACTGGACCAACAGGAAGCGGTAAATCAACAACATTAGTTGCAGCACTTTATCAGGTAATCAATCCCACAAAAAATGTTTTAACAGTAGAAGATCCTGTAGAATATGTTATCGAAGGAGCGCGTCAGCTTAAGATTGGTTACAAAATGAATTTTGAACAGGCAATCAGATCAATCTTACGGCACGATCCGGATATCGTTCTCGTTGGTGAGATGCGTGATAAAGAGACAGCCGAAACAGCTATTAAACTTGCCAACACAGGTCACTTAACATTTTCCACATTACATACAAACGATGCACCCAGTGCCGTTGCGCGTTTATTTAAGATGGGTGTTGAACCATTTCTAATTGCTTATGCTATTAACATTATTGTTGCCCAAAGACTTATCAGAAAATTATGCGAAAGTTGTAAGAAGAAAATTGTGAATCTCGAAGATCATATACTTCCAACTGGACTCGATATAAAAGATTGGATGGGACATGAAATTTATGATGCTGCAGGATGCGAGAAGTGTAATCACAGTGGTTATAAAGGAAGAATGGCAATACATGAAGCTCTTTATTTTACAAAAGAAGTTAGAAGATTAATTGTACGTGCTGGCGAAGAAATTGATGAAGAATCATTACGCGATCAAGCAAGAAGAGACGGGACAAAAAGTTTGCGCGATTCAGGTTTTGAGAAAGTACAACTTGGATTAACTTCTATTCAAGAAGTAATTGGCGCAACAATGGAAGACTAA
- the aspS gene encoding aspartate--tRNA ligase produces MEFKRRTHTCGELRENNIGQNVVLNGWVAVRRDLGGVIFIEMRDRHGITQVVFEPSYNSNEHEHGKKLRSEYVISIEGKVRKRPEGTENPALPTGQVDVMVDKLIILNHSETPPFPIEDMIDVHEDLRLKYRFLDLRRNEMQKNLLLRHKMYQITRKYFDENGFVEVETPVLMKSTPEGARDFLVPSRMHKGKFYALPQSPQTYKQILMVAGLDRYFQIVKCFRDEDLRADRQYEFTQIDVEMSFVDVEDIFEMVEGLMKEFLKKILNYEITLPLPRLSYDNAMEKYGSDKPDLRFDLEMITLNDVFENSDFRVFKDSVTNNGTVTGLLAKNCGDYTRNQLDVLTDFVKKLGAGGLIWMRVKENDLEAPIAKFLSEDEKQNIIKKMNAAPGDLLFILTGQKIKTLSIMGALRLEMAKRMELIKPDSKPSLLWVTEFPLFEWDEETKRFYAMHHPFTSPRLEDVSLMKTDPAKVKARAYDLVLNGNEIAGGSIRIHDSKLQSKMFDALGIGEEEANEKFGFLMNAFKFGAPPHGGIAFGFDRLAMLFAGVSSIRDVIAFPKTSSGISLMDDSPSHVDDAQLTELHIRVK; encoded by the coding sequence ATGGAATTCAAAAGAAGAACGCATACATGCGGAGAACTAAGAGAGAATAATATTGGTCAGAATGTAGTTTTGAACGGGTGGGTTGCAGTTCGACGCGATTTAGGCGGTGTAATTTTTATAGAGATGCGTGACCGCCACGGAATAACACAAGTTGTTTTTGAACCTTCCTATAATTCAAATGAACACGAACATGGAAAAAAATTAAGAAGTGAATATGTAATATCTATTGAAGGAAAAGTCAGAAAACGCCCTGAAGGTACCGAGAATCCGGCATTACCTACTGGGCAAGTAGATGTTATGGTAGATAAACTAATCATCCTAAATCATTCAGAGACTCCTCCATTTCCAATTGAGGATATGATTGATGTACATGAAGATCTACGGTTGAAGTACCGTTTTTTGGATCTGCGCCGAAACGAAATGCAAAAAAACCTTCTGCTTCGCCATAAGATGTATCAAATAACAAGAAAATATTTTGATGAAAACGGATTTGTTGAAGTTGAAACTCCAGTGCTAATGAAAAGTACTCCTGAAGGAGCGCGTGATTTTTTAGTTCCAAGCAGAATGCATAAAGGAAAATTTTACGCATTACCACAGTCACCGCAAACATATAAGCAAATCTTAATGGTTGCCGGACTTGACCGATATTTTCAGATTGTAAAATGTTTTAGAGATGAAGATTTAAGGGCAGACCGCCAATATGAATTTACACAGATTGATGTTGAAATGTCTTTTGTGGATGTAGAAGATATTTTTGAGATGGTAGAAGGATTGATGAAAGAATTTTTAAAAAAAATTCTTAATTATGAAATTACTTTGCCGCTTCCCCGTTTGAGTTATGATAATGCAATGGAAAAATACGGAAGCGATAAACCTGATCTGCGTTTCGATCTTGAAATGATTACTCTGAATGATGTATTCGAAAACTCTGATTTTAGAGTCTTCAAAGATTCTGTAACTAACAACGGTACTGTTACCGGATTACTTGCAAAAAATTGTGGCGATTATACCCGCAATCAACTTGATGTGCTTACGGATTTTGTAAAAAAACTTGGCGCCGGCGGATTGATTTGGATGAGAGTAAAAGAAAATGATCTAGAAGCTCCAATAGCAAAATTTTTATCCGAGGATGAAAAACAAAATATTATTAAGAAAATGAATGCAGCGCCAGGAGATTTACTTTTCATTTTAACCGGACAGAAAATAAAAACACTTTCGATCATGGGCGCTCTTCGTCTTGAAATGGCAAAAAGAATGGAATTAATCAAACCGGATTCAAAACCATCGCTACTCTGGGTTACAGAATTTCCGTTATTTGAGTGGGATGAAGAAACAAAACGATTTTATGCTATGCATCATCCTTTCACTTCTCCAAGATTAGAGGATGTTTCTTTAATGAAAACTGATCCTGCCAAAGTGAAAGCTCGTGCTTATGATTTAGTTCTAAACGGTAATGAAATTGCCGGAGGAAGTATTCGAATTCATGATTCAAAATTGCAATCTAAAATGTTTGATGCTTTAGGTATTGGGGAAGAAGAAGCAAATGAAAAATTTGGATTTTTAATGAATGCATTTAAATTTGGCGCTCCACCGCATGGAGGAATAGCATTTGGTTTTGATAGATTAGCAATGCTATTTGCCGGTGTATCATCAATAAGAGATGTTATTGCATTTCCAAAAACTTCTAGTGGTATTTCATTAATGGATGATTCTCCTTCTCATGTGGATGATGCACAACTTACAGAGCTTCATATAAGAGTAAAGTAA
- a CDS encoding type II secretion system F family protein, whose amino-acid sequence MIEIRFTAQKANGQVISGSFSEPTFSEAKKKIEKLAKKNQLKVQSIEKKNTYLYKIKKGKEKPIRGEQRAFNKEEVVAALRKLGYEVLSINRKLLELNFKPPQKDIVSFVKISAELLDQKLPYSEILTLLVNDIENKTLRETLKQINNEMKKGADSEATFLRYQSVFGKFTAYMLGLASKSGNMAEIYKATAKFLERQQEFKKNIRSALITPMVTLFVLFLAVLFYVGYIFPATAKLFVKFNIKLPPLTAATLNISNFLMNNGLLVALVCIIPPIALWRFGKTEAGRLIIDRYMLKMPIMGSLIHKTLIEVFCRVFYTLYSGSAESIEPIRIAAEAAGNTYFEHQIKNVAIPLMIKKGIGITEAFTACGVFTETALSRFHSGEETGTIKNTALQLANYYESETVYRLKNVIELIQVGIAMVIMVVMIGLTLVSAETATISPKSPMMK is encoded by the coding sequence ATGATAGAAATTAGATTTACTGCGCAAAAGGCAAATGGACAGGTTATAAGCGGATCATTTAGCGAGCCGACTTTTTCTGAAGCAAAAAAGAAAATTGAAAAACTTGCTAAAAAAAATCAGCTTAAAGTTCAATCTATTGAAAAGAAAAACACTTACCTTTATAAAATCAAAAAAGGGAAAGAAAAACCAATAAGAGGAGAGCAACGCGCATTTAATAAAGAAGAAGTAGTTGCTGCTCTTAGAAAACTTGGTTACGAAGTACTTTCGATCAACAGAAAACTTTTAGAACTTAATTTTAAACCTCCACAGAAAGATATAGTTTCATTTGTTAAAATTAGCGCTGAACTTCTTGATCAAAAACTTCCTTATAGTGAGATTCTTACATTACTTGTTAATGACATCGAAAATAAAACATTGAGGGAAACACTAAAACAAATTAACAATGAAATGAAAAAAGGCGCTGATAGCGAAGCTACATTTTTACGTTATCAATCAGTATTTGGAAAATTTACTGCATACATGTTGGGGTTAGCTTCTAAGAGCGGTAATATGGCAGAAATTTATAAAGCTACAGCAAAATTTTTAGAAAGACAGCAAGAGTTCAAGAAAAATATACGAAGTGCTCTTATTACTCCAATGGTAACTTTATTCGTACTTTTCCTAGCCGTACTTTTTTATGTCGGATACATCTTTCCTGCCACGGCAAAACTTTTTGTAAAGTTTAATATAAAACTTCCGCCTTTAACTGCAGCTACGTTAAATATTAGCAACTTTTTAATGAATAATGGTTTACTGGTTGCTCTTGTCTGTATCATTCCACCAATTGCACTTTGGCGATTCGGTAAGACAGAAGCTGGCAGATTGATAATTGATCGTTACATGCTCAAGATGCCAATCATGGGTTCCTTGATACATAAAACTCTTATTGAAGTTTTTTGCAGAGTATTTTATACTTTATACAGCGGATCGGCAGAAAGCATAGAACCAATACGAATAGCAGCAGAAGCGGCGGGTAATACTTATTTTGAACATCAAATTAAAAATGTAGCTATACCTTTAATGATAAAAAAAGGTATTGGCATTACTGAAGCTTTTACTGCTTGCGGTGTTTTTACTGAAACTGCTCTTTCAAGATTTCATTCAGGCGAAGAAACAGGTACAATAAAAAATACTGCACTACAACTGGCAAATTATTATGAAAGTGAAACAGTTTACAGATTGAAAAATGTTATTGAATTAATTCAAGTTGGAATTGCAATGGTTATAATGGTTGTTATGATTGGTCTTACTCTTGTATCTGCTGAAACTGCAACCATAAGCCCTAAATCACCAATGATGAAATAA
- a CDS encoding 4-phosphoerythronate dehydrogenase, protein MKIVVDENIPQAREAFDSFGELIFSTGRKISKELLADIDVLLVRSITNVNEKLLTGTNVKFVATATAGTDHVDKEYLIRNKITFADAAGCNSFSVAEYLIAALSNIFSNNNFSFNGKSLGIVGIGNVGSKVASFAKALGFNVLQNDPPIERKSGVKDFVPLEDILQCDIISLHVPLTHSGIDKTYHLLNEKNLNQIKSGTILINTSRGEVVDNEALKKRLQNKNDLITVLDVWENEPNIDFELLKMVNLCSAHIAGYSLEGKVNGTEIIYNKLCDFLGITPNWEAKYPAISNSVITIDRRLSLEELLNDIINQIYTIEKDDKLLREGINLGMHQQAKHFDDLRKNYPVRREFNNYTIKLNFADPEIKKKLESLRFNVI, encoded by the coding sequence ATGAAGATTGTTGTAGATGAAAATATTCCTCAAGCCCGTGAAGCTTTTGATAGTTTTGGGGAATTAATATTTTCAACCGGACGAAAAATCTCGAAAGAACTTTTAGCTGATATTGATGTCTTACTAGTTCGTTCAATCACTAATGTTAATGAAAAATTATTAACCGGCACAAATGTAAAATTTGTTGCCACTGCAACAGCCGGTACAGATCATGTTGATAAAGAATATCTAATTAGGAATAAAATAACTTTTGCCGATGCAGCCGGCTGCAATTCTTTTTCGGTTGCTGAGTACTTGATTGCTGCTTTATCTAACATTTTTTCGAATAATAATTTTTCTTTTAATGGAAAAAGTCTAGGCATTGTTGGAATTGGTAATGTCGGAAGCAAAGTGGCCAGCTTTGCAAAAGCCCTTGGTTTTAATGTACTACAAAACGATCCGCCGATTGAAAGAAAATCGGGTGTAAAAGATTTTGTACCTCTCGAAGATATTCTTCAATGTGATATTATTTCACTTCACGTTCCGCTTACTCATTCGGGAATTGATAAAACATATCATTTGCTGAACGAGAAAAATCTTAATCAAATAAAAAGTGGAACAATTTTAATTAACACTTCGCGCGGTGAAGTTGTTGATAACGAAGCTTTGAAAAAAAGATTACAAAACAAAAATGATCTAATCACGGTTTTAGATGTTTGGGAGAATGAACCAAATATAGATTTTGAATTACTCAAGATGGTAAATCTTTGCTCGGCACATATTGCGGGTTATTCACTTGAAGGGAAAGTTAACGGTACAGAAATAATTTATAATAAACTTTGTGACTTCTTAGGCATTACCCCAAATTGGGAAGCAAAATATCCAGCAATCTCTAATTCAGTAATCACAATTGACAGGAGATTATCTTTAGAAGAATTATTGAACGATATCATCAACCAAATTTATACAATTGAGAAGGATGATAAATTATTACGAGAAGGAATAAATTTAGGCATGCATCAGCAAGCAAAACATTTCGATGATCTTAGAAAAAACTATCCGGTAAGACGTGAGTTTAACAATTATACAATCAAATTAAATTTTGCTGATCCTGAAATAAAAAAAAAATTAGAATCTCTCCGATTTAACGTTATTTAG